A part of Capsicum annuum cultivar UCD-10X-F1 chromosome 6, UCD10Xv1.1, whole genome shotgun sequence genomic DNA contains:
- the LOC107874001 gene encoding golgin candidate 5-like isoform X1, with translation MPLRYLQETNARKAEAWAAVERSLNSRLQEAEAKAATSEERNDLLMNACLKSMFLRLSCLRAEQTRLTKSLDRERHRAAENRQEYLALKEEAETNEGRVNQLEEEIKELRRKHKQELQEAITHQELLRQELEREKAARLDQERESSTFNFVPDHSPILKQKSGIENAAGSLTRRLSSASSLSSMEESYFLQASLDSSDNLSERRNALEGNMSPYFMKSMTPALRQKEGELASYMSRLASMEAIRDSLAEDLVKMTAECEKLRSEASMLPGIRAELRCT, from the exons ATGCCTCTTCGCTATTTACAGGAAACAAATGCTAGAAAGGCTGAGGCTTGGGCTGCTgttgaaagatctttgaattcaCGTCTTCAG GAAGCCGAGGCAAAAGCTGCAACTTCAGAGGAAAGGAACGATCTATTAATGAACGCCTGTCTCAAATCAATGTTCTTGAGGCTCAG TTGTCTTAGAGCTGAGCAGACACGGCTAACAAAGTCCCTTGACAGAGAGAGACATAGGGCCGCAGAGAATAGGCAAGAATATCTTGCTCTAAAGGAGGAAGCTGAGACTAACGAAGGTCGTGTGAATCAGCTTGAAGAAGAAATTAAGGAACTCAGAAGGAAACACAAGCAGGAATTACAAGAAGCAATAACTCACCAGGAACTCCTGCGTCAG GAGTTGGAACGGGAGAAAGCTGCTCGTTTGGATCAAGAAAGGGAATCTAGTACTTTTAATTTTGTGCCTGATC ATAGCCCAATATTGAAGCAGAAATCTGGGATTGAAAATG CTGCAGGAAGTTTGACACGTAGACTTTCAAGTGCTAGCAGCTTGAGTAGCATGGAGGAAAGCTATTTTCTGCAAGCATCTTTGGACTCATCTGACAATTTATCTGAGCGTAGAAATGCATTAGAGGGTAATATGAGTCCATACTTCATGAAGAGCATGACACCTGCACTTCGGCAGAAGGAAGGGGAACTTGCTTCCTATATGTCTCGACTG GCATCTATGGAAGCCATCCGTGACTCCCTTGCTGAGGATCTGGTTAAAATGACTGCAGAG tGTGAAAAGCTACGTTCAGAAGCTTCCATGCTTCCTGGCATCCGAGCAGAGCTAAGATGCACTTAG
- the LOC107874001 gene encoding golgin candidate 5-like isoform X2: MPLRYLQETNARKAEAWAAVERSLNSRLQEAEAKAATSEERNDLLMNACLKSMFLRLSCLRAEQTRLTKSLDRERHRAAENRQEYLALKEEAETNEGRVNQLEEEIKELRRKHKQELQEAITHQELLRQELEREKAARLDQERESSTFNFVPDHSPILKQKSGIENGSLTRRLSSASSLSSMEESYFLQASLDSSDNLSERRNALEGNMSPYFMKSMTPALRQKEGELASYMSRLASMEAIRDSLAEDLVKMTAECEKLRSEASMLPGIRAELRCT; encoded by the exons ATGCCTCTTCGCTATTTACAGGAAACAAATGCTAGAAAGGCTGAGGCTTGGGCTGCTgttgaaagatctttgaattcaCGTCTTCAG GAAGCCGAGGCAAAAGCTGCAACTTCAGAGGAAAGGAACGATCTATTAATGAACGCCTGTCTCAAATCAATGTTCTTGAGGCTCAG TTGTCTTAGAGCTGAGCAGACACGGCTAACAAAGTCCCTTGACAGAGAGAGACATAGGGCCGCAGAGAATAGGCAAGAATATCTTGCTCTAAAGGAGGAAGCTGAGACTAACGAAGGTCGTGTGAATCAGCTTGAAGAAGAAATTAAGGAACTCAGAAGGAAACACAAGCAGGAATTACAAGAAGCAATAACTCACCAGGAACTCCTGCGTCAG GAGTTGGAACGGGAGAAAGCTGCTCGTTTGGATCAAGAAAGGGAATCTAGTACTTTTAATTTTGTGCCTGATC ATAGCCCAATATTGAAGCAGAAATCTGGGATTGAAAATG GAAGTTTGACACGTAGACTTTCAAGTGCTAGCAGCTTGAGTAGCATGGAGGAAAGCTATTTTCTGCAAGCATCTTTGGACTCATCTGACAATTTATCTGAGCGTAGAAATGCATTAGAGGGTAATATGAGTCCATACTTCATGAAGAGCATGACACCTGCACTTCGGCAGAAGGAAGGGGAACTTGCTTCCTATATGTCTCGACTG GCATCTATGGAAGCCATCCGTGACTCCCTTGCTGAGGATCTGGTTAAAATGACTGCAGAG tGTGAAAAGCTACGTTCAGAAGCTTCCATGCTTCCTGGCATCCGAGCAGAGCTAAGATGCACTTAG